A genomic window from Chrysoperla carnea chromosome 3, inChrCarn1.1, whole genome shotgun sequence includes:
- the LOC123295128 gene encoding probable cytochrome P450 303a1 yields the protein MWLVIILFFVILVLLYIDTLKPKNFPPGPKWLPLLGNILLIHRLRKQNGFLYKVIAKMAQKDGIVGLKIGKDKIVIGYSPEAVKAIHKSEDLQGRPHGPFYQTRTWGLRRGLLLTDGEFWSEQRRFALRQLHEFGYGSRNMSSLVEDECAQLMKDVKEKLAESNKNQAVLQMDTFFGVYVLNTLWTMMASIRYNADDKELGLLQNLLNDLFENIDMVGSLFSQFPILQYVAPESSGYNFFIEIHKNIWKFIRNEIENHKNTYKDGHIRDFIDAYLEVLQSEDKRSSFSELQLVAVCMDFFIAGSETTSKTLGFGFLYLLLNPDVQRKAQEEIDRVVGPDRMPQLSDRDQMPYMNAFVLESVRMFMFRAFGVPHRALRDTKLLGYDIPKDTMVLANFYGVLRDWEDPDAFRPERFIENGKVVTPDLFIPFGFGKHRCVGESLAKANIFLFSASLLQKFNFSVVPGTKPPSTSGVDSCTPSTGPFKALVTYRNQNLAA from the exons atGTGGCTGgtaataatactattttttgtaatattagtcCTGCTGTATATAGACACTTTAAAGCCGAAAAATTTTCCGCCTGGTCCCAAATGGCTACCGTTATTAggcaatatattattaatccaTCGTTTACGTaaacaaaatggttttttatataaagttatagCAAAAATGGCACAAAAAGATGGGATTGTTGGTTTAAAAATTGGTaaagataaaattgttattggATACAGTCCCGAAGCTGTCAAAGCTATCCATAAGAGTGAAGATCTACAAGGCCGACCACATGGGCCATTTTATCAAACACGTACATGGGGCTTACGACGTGGTTTACTTCTAACTGATGGAGAATTTTGGAGTGAACAACGACGTTTTGCATTAAGACAATTACACGAATTTGGATATGGAAGTCGAAATATGTCATCTTTAGTCGAAGATGAATGTGCTCAATTAATGAAAgatgttaaagaaaaattagcAGAATCCAATAAAAATCAAGCGGTATTACAAATGGATACATTTTTCGGTGTTTATGTACTGAATACGTTATGGACTATGATGGCGAGCATTCGATATAATGCAGATGACAAAGAATTAGGgttattgcaaaatttattaaacgatTTATTCGAAAATATCGATATGGTTGGATCATTGTTCAGTCAATTTCCAATCTTACAATATGTCGCACCAGAATCTTCAGGCTATAACTTCTTCAtcgaaattcataaaaatatttggaaatttattcgtaatgaaattgaaaatcataaaaatacctACAAGGATGGTCATATCCGTGATTTCATCGATGCGTATTTAGAAGTTTTACAATCGGAGGATAAACGTTCTAGTTTCTCAGAACTGCAATTAGTTGCCGTGTGTATGGATTTCTTTATTGCTGGTTCTGAAACTACAAGCAAAACATTAGGAtttggatttttatatttattattaaacccTGATGTACAACGGAAGGCACAAGAAGAAATTGATCGTGTCGTCGGCCCAGATCGTATGCCACAGTTATCTGATCGCGATCA aATGCCATATATGAATGCATTTGTTTTGGAATCAGTCAGGATGTTTATGTTCCGTGCATTTGGAGTTCCTCATCGTGCTTTACGTGATACCAAATTATTAGGTTACGACATTCCAAAG gaTACAATGGTTTTGGCAAATTTCTATGGTGTATTACGTGATTGGGAAGATCCAGATGCATTCCGACCAGAACGTTTTATTGAAAACGGTAAAGTGGTTACACCAGACTTATTCATTCCATTTGGATTTGGAAAACATCGTTGTGTTGGAGAATCATTAGCCAAAGcaaatatattcttattttcagCCTCGTTATtacagaaatttaattttagtgtaGTACCTGGTACAAAACCACCATCGACTAGTGGTGTTGATAGTTGTACCCCATCAACGGGGCCATTTAAAGCTTTAGTAACGTACCGAAATCAAAACTTAGCGGCTTAG